A portion of the Saimiri boliviensis isolate mSaiBol1 chromosome 1, mSaiBol1.pri, whole genome shotgun sequence genome contains these proteins:
- the LOC101053675 gene encoding RRP15-like protein → MAAAIVDSRVSAEDNLKKTPKKMMKMATGAVASALEEEGTDTSDSEGSTVGGSIIGSCGSKYDYFHSDEEAIEADNEGDAEPCDEENEDDAESNIGTNTGWADAMAKVLNKRTPESKPSILVKNKKLEKEKEKLKQERQEKIKQRDKRMEWEMMCRVKPDVVQDKETERNLQRIATRGVVQLFNAVQKHQKNVDEKVKEAGSSIRKRTKLISTVSKKDFISVLRGMDESTNETTSSKKKPKVKQTEVKSEEGPGWTILRDDFMMGASMKDWDKESDGRDDSRPESASDSDT, encoded by the coding sequence ATGGCAGCCGCCATTGTGGACTCACGTGTGAGTGCAGAGGACAATCTGAAAAAGACCCCAAAGAAGATGATGAAAATGGCAACCGGAGCCGTAGCGTCGGCGCTGGAAGAGGAGGGCACAGACACTTCCGATAGCGAAGGTTCTACAGTAGGAGGATCTATAATAGGAAGCTGTGGATCAAAATATGACTACTTTCATTCTGATGAGGAAGCAATAGAAGCTGACAATGAGGGTGATGCTGAGCCCTGTGAcgaagaaaatgaagatgacgCAGAATCAAATATTGGGACCAATACGGGCTGGGCAGATGCCATGGCTAAAGTCCTCAACAAGAGAACTCCTGAAAGTAAACCTTCTATTCTGGTCAAAAAtaagaagctggaaaaggaaaaagaaaagttaaagcaagaaagacaagagaaaataaaacagcgTGATAAGAGGATGGAGTGGGAAATGATGTGCAGAGTAAAGCCAGATGTTGTCCAAgacaaggagacagagagaaatctGCAGAGAATTGCAACGAGGGGTGTGGTGCAATTATTTAATGCTGTTCAGAAACATCAAAAGAACGTTGATGAGAAGGTTAAAGAAGCTGGAAGCTCTATTAGAAAGCGAACTAAGTTGATATCAACTGTTTCCAAGAAAGATTTTATCAGTGTTTTGAGAGGAATGGATGAAAGTACAAATGAGACTACCTCAAGCAAGAAGAAACCAAAAGTCAAACAGACTGAAGTGAAATCAGAAGAGGGACCAGGTTGGACGATCCTACGTGATGATTTCATGATGGGAGCATCTATGAAAGACTGGGACAAGGAAAGTGATGGGCGAGATGACAGCAGACCAGAATCTGCAAGTGACTCTGATACATAA